Genomic window (Sphingobacteriales bacterium):
GATGGACCCTATCATCAACTCCGTACTTTTTTGATGCAATACGGTATCATACCTCAAAATACGCCTTATTCTCCTACACAGTTTATTGTAGAAAATATCAAAAAAGCCCTTGATTTTGAAAAAGCAGGTAGCGTGGTACGCTCGTTATTTGGTGTATTGGGCAATGTAGCCAATATTATTACCGGTTTGTTTTCGGTTACATTTATCAGTTATTTTTTTATGGTAGATGAAAAAATGTCGTACCATATTTTAATGACTATTGTACCTTCTCAATATGAAAAACGTACAAAAAAAGTACTTAATACTTCCAGCTATTTTTTGTCGCGCTATTTAAAGGGACTGGTTATTCAAAATATTATTTTTACTTTTCTTATCACCACTGCTATGTGGCTATTGGGCGTAGATAATGCAATTTTGATAGGTGTAGTTGCCGGTTTTTCCAATATTATTCCGTATGTGGGACCTATTATTGGCGGTTTTTTTGCTCTTTTTATAACCATTACTGCCAATGTCGGCATTGATTTTTCCAGATTTTATTGCCATTATTACTCAAAATAAGTGCCTCTTTTATAGTTGTTCAGTTTATTGACAACTGGTTGGTGCAACCCTATATTTTCTCCAATAGTGTGGAGGCGCATCCTTTGGAAATTTTTATTGTGATTTTAGTAGCGGGTACGCTCGGTGGAGTGGGAGGTATGGTACTCGCCATTCCTGTTTATACCATTTTGCGCGTGGTGGGTATGGAGTTTTTAAGCCAAAATAAAATTGTACAATCTCTTACCCAAAATATAGAACATGTAGAGCAAGAGCCTGCTTCCAAAATACCCTCGTCCAAAAAACAATAAACCTGACTTTTACTTAAAAAAGTGAAATTGTCATAATTTATTTCTTTTTAAAGCTTTCTGTCTGTAAATTTACTGCTTTCTCCACCCTGTTTATATTACAGACAATTTTTTGATGAATATTGTATTTGCCAGCAGTAATGCCAATAAATTAAAGGAAGTATCGGCTATTGGCGGGTTTCCTGCCGGAAGTCGTTTGCTCACTTTGAACGACATCAATTTTACGCAAGAAATAGAAGAACCCTTTGATACGCTCGAAGCCAACAGCCTCCACAAAGCCCGCACGGTGTGGCGTGCCTACGGCTTGCCTTGCATCGCCGAGGACACGGGCTTGGAAGTAGAAGCCCTCAACGGCGCACCGGGTGTTTTTACGGCACGCTACGCCGGCGCACAAAAATCAGCCGCCGATAATATCGCTAAACTCCTCAAATCCTTGGAAGGACACCACAACCGCAGAGCACGTTTTCGTTGCGTGGTATCGTGGATAGATGCGCAGGGCAGCGAAAAACAATTTGAAGGTATCTTAAATGGTACGATTTTAGAAAATCCTTGCGGTACAGGCGGTTTTGGCTACGACCCTGTTTTTCAGCCGCAGGGTTATGAACACAGCCTTGCAGAAATGACATTAGCCGACAAAAACAAAATTAGTCATCGTTTTATTTCATTTGAAATTTTTTTTTCATATCTTCGTACAATATTATAACAACATCGTACAATATTATAACAACAAAGCCGTTTAAGGTTGAACCAGCACAGGTGTAATAGCATACACAGCACACTTATTAAGGTATATTGTTGATGACAAATAACACATATATAAAAAAAGTGCCGTATGCTTACAACCTTTTTTTATTTTTTTCATCTTACTACAAGCAAAAACCTATGTTCGGCAAATTATTTGCAAAGAAAACAGAGGAGCAACAATTGATAGAAGGTTGCATTCAGGGCGATGCACGCAGCACTACAGCTTTTTACAAACGCTTTTCGGCGAAAATGTTCGGAGTGTGTATGCGATATGCAAAAGATCGCTTCGTGGCAGAGGATATTTTTCAGGAGGCTTTTATCAAGGTGTTCAACGGCTTGCCTACTTTCAGAGGCGAAGGTTCGTTGGAAGGTTGGGTACGCCGCATCTTTGTAAATACTGCCATTGAGCATTATCGCCGCCACTCCAATTTGTATCCGATTATGGAAGTGCAGTATGCCGTACAAGAAGAATGGAACGACCATATTGTAGAGCAAATGAGTGCTGAAGAATTGCTGTCGTTGATTGATAAATTGTCTGTTGGATACCGAACTATCTTTAACTTATATGTAGTAGAAGGCTATTCGCACAAAGAAATTGCCAATATGCTCAATATCAGTGAAGGTACTTCTAAATCACAATTGGCAAGAGCCAAAAGTTTATTGCGGCAAATGATAGAACAACAAGAGCCTAAGCAACAGCGTGAAAAATATGTCTGATGAAAGATTTGAACAATTAGTACGCGAAAAATTGCGCGATTATGTCGCTGCTCCTCCGGCGGTGGAGCAGGCAATACGGCATCAATTGCAACAACAACAGCGCAACAAAAAATCTTTGCGCACCAAATTTGGTGCAGCAACTTTATTGCTTTTACTGCTGTCGGGCGGTTTATTCTATTTTTTCAATCGCTACGAAATCATCATTCAACCTCGCCACTACGATATAACTACATCGGCGACCCACGAAAACATTACAACAGCTACCGCTCCAACAACAGTCACTACGCTATCGCCACTGCCTGCTTCAGCGGAGGTAGCCCTTGTGCCCTCTTTACCTCATCAACCGCATTGGTCATCATTCCATTCCGATAAAAAAACACCTGCTTCTTCAGGTGTTGCCCTTGAAATCCCTACGACACCCGTAACTACAACTGCTGTGACAAGTTCAGCCCCTTTGGTGGCAGTACTGACACAGCCTGTAGATGTATTGTCGCCTATTAAAAGCGATCCTATCAGTGATGAAAGCGACAAAAACCCTCAAACCGCCGAAATAGCTTCTATATTGCCTTTACCCGCAGCAACTATTTATCCTGATTATCCCGATATTGCCATACCCGCTTCTATGCGCCCTTCGTGGAAAGGCTTGCATTGCGGCATTTTT
Coding sequences:
- a CDS encoding RNA polymerase sigma factor encodes the protein MFGKLFAKKTEEQQLIEGCIQGDARSTTAFYKRFSAKMFGVCMRYAKDRFVAEDIFQEAFIKVFNGLPTFRGEGSLEGWVRRIFVNTAIEHYRRHSNLYPIMEVQYAVQEEWNDHIVEQMSAEELLSLIDKLSVGYRTIFNLYVVEGYSHKEIANMLNISEGTSKSQLARAKSLLRQMIEQQEPKQQREKYV
- the rdgB gene encoding RdgB/HAM1 family non-canonical purine NTP pyrophosphatase, translating into MNIVFASSNANKLKEVSAIGGFPAGSRLLTLNDINFTQEIEEPFDTLEANSLHKARTVWRAYGLPCIAEDTGLEVEALNGAPGVFTARYAGAQKSAADNIAKLLKSLEGHHNRRARFRCVVSWIDAQGSEKQFEGILNGTILENPCGTGGFGYDPVFQPQGYEHSLAEMTLADKNKISHRFISFEIFFSYLRTIL
- a CDS encoding AI-2E family transporter — its product is MKHIELAARIFIGLVLIAVFTLIWIYLGNIVIYVLLAALLGLIGRPFVRSLCNIKIGKYHLPRPLAAIFTLLMFYLVLVLLSMIFIPYVFSPLSQLADIDVDALVQYLDGPYHQLRTFLMQYGIIPQNTPYSPTQFIVENIKKALDFEKAGSVVRSLFGVLGNVANIITGLFSVTFISYFFMVDEKMSYHILMTIVPSQYEKRTKKVLNTSSYFLSRYLKGLVIQNIIFTFLITTAMWLLGVDNAILIGVVAGFSNIIPYVGPIIGGFFALFITITANVGIDFSRFYCHYYSK
- a CDS encoding AI-2E family transporter, translating into MPLLLKISASFIVVQFIDNWLVQPYIFSNSVEAHPLEIFIVILVAGTLGGVGGMVLAIPVYTILRVVGMEFLSQNKIVQSLTQNIEHVEQEPASKIPSSKKQ